One window of the Devosia sp. 2618 genome contains the following:
- the ccmI gene encoding c-type cytochrome biogenesis protein CcmI, which translates to MLFWFIAIAVTAIACAALFYAAGTRAVNVTVPEMEDANSHFRLVLAGIDADLAAGKLGEAEATAAKGELAREILRDKAVSGRGKITTSSFGQVPLLAGLALIAATSLGLYGVLGSPNMPSQPLADRPETQAQSIDLESAIARIETQLVATPDDVRGWIVIAPAYLELRRYQDAANAYRRIIELSGPTPNLQTSLAEALMFAAGDQGSPEAMQLLRSAAAADPKHVMSRLYLAADLTRTGDYPAAITAWQEAIALSTGDEPWLQAAREGLAVAQNDGVSPTNAQEAEMIGQMVSGLAERLNGQGGTIEEWTQLVRAYLVLGDADSAQAAYDDAVAAYPLAFDRGDLDGVALGAGLTLNGATP; encoded by the coding sequence ATGCTTTTCTGGTTTATCGCCATAGCCGTTACCGCCATTGCCTGCGCTGCGCTTTTTTACGCGGCGGGCACCCGTGCGGTCAACGTAACTGTCCCCGAAATGGAGGACGCAAACAGCCATTTTCGCCTTGTGCTGGCTGGCATTGATGCCGATTTGGCCGCCGGCAAGCTCGGCGAGGCCGAAGCGACCGCTGCCAAGGGCGAGCTGGCCCGCGAAATCCTGCGCGACAAGGCCGTGTCCGGGCGCGGAAAGATCACCACATCGAGTTTTGGCCAAGTGCCGCTGCTGGCTGGTCTGGCGCTGATCGCCGCTACATCGCTCGGCCTTTATGGCGTGCTCGGCAGCCCCAATATGCCCAGCCAGCCGCTGGCTGATCGCCCTGAAACCCAAGCCCAGTCCATCGACCTTGAGTCGGCCATCGCGCGCATCGAAACCCAGCTGGTCGCCACGCCCGATGATGTGCGCGGCTGGATTGTTATCGCACCGGCCTATCTTGAGCTGCGCCGCTACCAGGACGCAGCCAATGCCTATCGCCGCATCATCGAGCTGAGCGGTCCGACGCCAAACCTGCAGACCAGCCTTGCCGAAGCGCTGATGTTTGCCGCTGGCGATCAGGGTTCGCCCGAAGCCATGCAATTGCTGCGCTCCGCCGCGGCGGCCGACCCCAAACACGTCATGTCCCGGCTTTACCTCGCGGCCGACCTGACCCGCACCGGCGACTATCCCGCCGCGATCACCGCATGGCAGGAAGCCATTGCCCTGTCGACAGGCGACGAGCCCTGGCTGCAGGCCGCGCGCGAAGGTCTTGCCGTCGCTCAGAACGACGGCGTTTCGCCTACCAATGCGCAGGAAGCCGAAATGATCGGCCAGATGGTGTCCGGCCTTGCCGAACGCCTGAACGGGCAGGGCGGTACCATTGAAGAGTGGACACAACTCGTCCGCGCCTATCTGGTGCTGGGGGATGCCGATAGCGCCCAGGCGGCTTATGATGATGCGGTCGCCGCCTATCCGCTGGCCTTTGATCGCGGTGATCTCGACGGCGTCGCGCTCGGCGCTGGACTAACACTGAACGGAGCCACGCCATGA
- a CDS encoding FAD-dependent oxidoreductase yields MKGQPHRLGTETGHLLQGSAIQRDKALHFTLDGRAFEGFEGDTVLSAILASGVDTAGKRGGFPLALTSRHAPSIAPVTDTLGALPMDRTPATDGADYVTIGPKHAHGPKTLFRVPKRSLGMDLDKPDALPRPWLGQQGIPGPEADLVVVGGGVAGMSAAIAAAERGLRVVLAEATPQLGGTARLFGTRDGEELPEQAIDRLRAAIGTSSTITVLAATEVFALRPGYVRMHRVRVDNGVLVGEVLNVKARHIVLATGAIERLPIYPGNRLPGTVGAMEAFQLAQLYGVWGGGNALFATSGNAPYRLATMAKDAGIDVLRVMDSRAEPQSRFIDFSKAYGITFAPGTVVGSASIAAKGGGLSVTPHLGVEGVEHAATPLAADRLVVSGGWQPDLSLWHMAGGSSRWSAAHARIEPTAGPSGIVLAGSAAGWISRRACLASGQDIVAELIGHNRSPIAEWLLDPIYETPDGPAPIGNAPDGESAPTYFGDGYRYIERPRSVASRWPGWIPFAPKPAGWSLADMPQPLDIADVAAGVQLGAISQASAGIVAQERVAMVTIEGEAPVAPNTSDETPLLPPYLAGRYPLAKLWVVAPEEKRALQIGTLIYRSVDQTDPLKAVGVVLRAFGDVTVALVDGSANQRFTVREPGKAVTIKIVEPYADETALGAPLGSGAGPP; encoded by the coding sequence ATGAAGGGTCAACCGCACCGCCTGGGCACAGAGACCGGCCATTTACTGCAAGGCAGCGCTATCCAGCGCGACAAAGCTTTGCACTTTACGTTGGATGGTCGCGCGTTCGAGGGCTTTGAAGGCGACACCGTGCTGAGCGCGATACTGGCTTCGGGAGTTGATACGGCGGGCAAGCGCGGCGGTTTTCCACTGGCGCTGACTTCCAGACACGCACCCTCTATCGCTCCCGTGACAGATACCCTCGGCGCGCTGCCGATGGATCGCACACCGGCAACCGACGGCGCGGACTATGTGACCATCGGGCCCAAACACGCTCATGGCCCTAAGACGCTGTTCCGCGTGCCCAAGCGCTCGCTCGGAATGGACCTGGACAAGCCAGACGCCCTCCCCCGTCCCTGGCTAGGCCAGCAGGGCATTCCCGGACCGGAAGCCGATCTCGTTGTGGTTGGCGGCGGGGTTGCTGGCATGTCGGCGGCCATCGCCGCAGCGGAGCGCGGCTTGCGCGTTGTCCTCGCCGAGGCGACGCCGCAACTGGGCGGCACGGCGAGGCTGTTTGGCACGCGTGATGGCGAAGAGTTGCCCGAGCAGGCGATCGACCGATTGCGTGCGGCGATTGGCACGAGCAGCACCATCACGGTGCTCGCCGCTACCGAGGTTTTTGCCCTGCGCCCCGGCTATGTCCGGATGCACCGCGTTCGTGTCGACAATGGCGTGCTGGTTGGCGAAGTCCTCAACGTCAAGGCGCGCCACATTGTGCTGGCGACCGGGGCCATCGAACGCCTGCCGATCTATCCCGGCAACCGGCTGCCCGGCACCGTCGGCGCGATGGAGGCGTTCCAACTCGCGCAGCTTTATGGCGTGTGGGGCGGCGGCAATGCGCTGTTCGCGACCAGTGGAAACGCGCCCTATCGGCTGGCGACCATGGCGAAGGACGCCGGGATCGACGTGTTGCGCGTGATGGATTCTCGCGCCGAGCCCCAATCGCGGTTCATCGACTTTTCCAAGGCCTATGGCATCACCTTCGCGCCCGGCACCGTGGTGGGTTCAGCGTCAATCGCCGCGAAAGGTGGGGGCCTCAGCGTCACCCCGCATTTGGGCGTCGAGGGCGTTGAACACGCGGCCACGCCTCTGGCCGCCGACAGATTGGTCGTCAGCGGCGGCTGGCAGCCAGACCTGTCGCTTTGGCATATGGCAGGCGGCAGCAGTCGCTGGAGCGCCGCACACGCACGCATCGAGCCGACTGCTGGTCCAAGCGGCATCGTTCTTGCTGGCAGCGCGGCTGGCTGGATCAGCCGTCGCGCCTGTCTGGCCAGCGGACAGGACATCGTTGCCGAACTGATCGGGCACAACCGCTCTCCCATCGCGGAATGGCTGCTCGACCCGATTTACGAAACCCCGGACGGCCCTGCCCCGATTGGCAATGCGCCCGACGGCGAAAGCGCGCCCACCTATTTCGGTGATGGCTATCGCTACATTGAGCGCCCGCGGAGTGTGGCGAGCCGCTGGCCGGGCTGGATACCATTTGCCCCAAAACCCGCCGGCTGGTCGCTGGCCGACATGCCGCAACCGCTCGACATTGCCGATGTCGCCGCTGGCGTCCAACTCGGAGCCATCTCTCAAGCCAGCGCAGGCATTGTGGCGCAAGAGCGCGTGGCCATGGTGACGATTGAGGGCGAAGCTCCAGTCGCGCCAAACACTTCCGACGAAACGCCGCTGCTGCCGCCGTACCTGGCCGGTCGCTATCCGCTGGCCAAGCTTTGGGTGGTGGCGCCGGAGGAGAAACGTGCGCTGCAAATAGGCACGCTGATCTATCGCAGCGTTGACCAGACCGATCCGCTGAAGGCGGTCGGCGTGGTGCTGCGTGCCTTTGGCGATGTCACCGTCGCCTTGGTCGACGGCTCGGCTAACCAGCGCTTCACCGTACGCGAACCCGGCAAGGCCGTGACGATCAAGATCGTTGAACCCTATGCGGATGAGACGGCGCTAGGCGCGCCGCTCGGCAGCGGCGCGGGCCCGCCTTAG
- the ccmE gene encoding cytochrome c maturation protein CcmE, with translation MTMPAAVRKKGWSRKQKRLAILAGFAVVLAIATTLVLVALRDQIVFFYSPSDVISREVEAGHPIRLGGLVKEGSWVRTGQENDFVVTDGAQDIAAHYSGILPDLFREGQGVVAEGSMGSDGKFTATNVLAKHDENYIPKEVVDALKASGEWRPEMGAQ, from the coding sequence ATGACCATGCCCGCCGCCGTCCGCAAGAAGGGCTGGTCCCGCAAGCAGAAGCGGCTGGCGATTCTCGCTGGTTTTGCGGTGGTTCTGGCCATCGCAACCACGCTGGTGCTGGTGGCGTTACGCGATCAGATCGTGTTTTTCTATTCCCCGTCCGATGTCATCAGCCGCGAAGTCGAAGCCGGCCATCCGATCCGCCTCGGCGGTCTGGTCAAGGAAGGCTCCTGGGTTCGCACTGGGCAAGAGAACGACTTCGTTGTCACCGATGGCGCGCAGGACATTGCCGCCCATTATTCCGGCATCCTGCCAGACCTGTTCCGCGAAGGGCAGGGCGTTGTGGCCGAAGGCAGCATGGGCTCCGACGGCAAGTTCACCGCCACCAACGTGCTGGCCAAGCACGATGAGAACTACATTCCCAAAGAGGTTGTCGACGCCCTGAAGGCCAGTGGCGAATGGCGGCCGGAGATGGGTGCACAGTGA